Proteins from one Rosa chinensis cultivar Old Blush chromosome 7, RchiOBHm-V2, whole genome shotgun sequence genomic window:
- the LOC112178849 gene encoding disease resistance protein RUN1 isoform X3 produces the protein MQDIISLLGVGTAHDVCIVGICGMGGIGKTTVAKALYNKFHQSFEASSFLPDVGETMQNNGMVSLQESLLSDISKTSMTEVSHVDRGISVISNRLRCRRVFVVIDDVNQVEQLKALAIDRDSFVLGSRVLITTRDEHLLKQLPVDSIYQVQVMDEEESIKLFSLHAFKTYWPPNEEYLKLSRRVVDCCGGLPLAFKVLSSFLVQRSTKFWVSEIKKLQTIPPLEVQEKLKISFDGLNDDTERVIFLDISCFHIGKEMDLVKQILDSCDLFPDSGIEALIQRCLVTFNKKNKLMMHDLLRDMGRAIVGEKCRDSSGKWSRVWRSEDSVEVLRDESV, from the exons ATGCAAGATATTATTTCTCTTTTAGGTGTTGGAACAGCACATGATGTTTGCattgttggaatttgtggtATGGGGGGGATCGGAAAAACAACAGTTGCAAAGGCTCTTTACAACAAATTTCATCAAAGCTTTGaagcttcaagtttccttcctgATGTCGGGGAAActatgcaaaacaatggtatgGTTAGTTTGCAAGAAAGCCTTCTTTCTGATATCTCTAAAACAAGCATGACCGAGGTAAGTCATGTTGACAGAGGGATCAGTGTGATAAGCAATAGACTCAGATGCAGAAGGGTATTCGTCGTAATTGATGATGTCAACCAAGTGGAGCAATTGAAGGCATTAGCAATAGACCGTGACTCATTTGTTCTGGGAAGCAGAGTGCTGATAACAACAAGAGATGAACATTTGCTAAAGCAACTTCCAGTGGATTCTATATATCAAGTTCAGGTGATGGATGAAGAAGAATCTATCAAACTCTTTAGTTTGCATGCCTTTAAAACTTATTGGCCCCCTAATGAAGAATATCTTAAACTCTCAAGAAGGGTTGTTGATTGCTGCGGAGGTTTGCCACTAGCTTTCAAAGTTCTGAGTTCTTTTTTAGTTCAAAGAAGCACAAAATTTTGGGTGAGTGAAATCAAGAAATTGCAAACAATTCCTCCACTCGAAgttcaagaaaagctcaaaataAGTTTTGATGGGCTAAATGATGATACAGAGAGGGTCATATTCCTTGATATATCATGTTTCCATATCGGGAAGGAGATGGACCTTGTCAAACAAATATTGGATAGTTGTGACCTTTTTCCAGATTCAGGAATTGAAGCCCTCATTCAACGTTGCCTTGTAACTTTTAATAAGAAAAACAAGCTGATGATGCATGATTTGCTTCGCGACATGGGTAGAGCAATTGTCGGTGAAAAATGCCGTGACAGCTCTGGAAAATGGAGCAGGGTGTGGCGCTCGGAAGATTCAGTAGAGGTATTGAGGGACGAATCT GTTTAA
- the LOC112178849 gene encoding disease resistance protein RUN1 isoform X4, whose product MQNNGMVSLQESLLSDISKTSMTEVSHVDRGISVISNRLRCRRVFVVIDDVNQVEQLKALAIDRDSFVLGSRVLITTRDEHLLKQLPVDSIYQVQVMDEEESIKLFSLHAFKTYWPPNEEYLKLSRRVVDCCGGLPLAFKVLSSFLVQRSTKFWVSEIKKLQTIPPLEVQEKLKISFDGLNDDTERVIFLDISCFHIGKEMDLVKQILDSCDLFPDSGIEALIQRCLVTFNKKNKLMMHDLLRDMGRAIVGEKCRDSSGKWSRVWRSEDSVEVLRDESGSDEIQGLTIDMWSLNLEKRAELRTSIC is encoded by the coding sequence atgcaaaacaatggtatgGTTAGTTTGCAAGAAAGCCTTCTTTCTGATATCTCTAAAACAAGCATGACCGAGGTAAGTCATGTTGACAGAGGGATCAGTGTGATAAGCAATAGACTCAGATGCAGAAGGGTATTCGTCGTAATTGATGATGTCAACCAAGTGGAGCAATTGAAGGCATTAGCAATAGACCGTGACTCATTTGTTCTGGGAAGCAGAGTGCTGATAACAACAAGAGATGAACATTTGCTAAAGCAACTTCCAGTGGATTCTATATATCAAGTTCAGGTGATGGATGAAGAAGAATCTATCAAACTCTTTAGTTTGCATGCCTTTAAAACTTATTGGCCCCCTAATGAAGAATATCTTAAACTCTCAAGAAGGGTTGTTGATTGCTGCGGAGGTTTGCCACTAGCTTTCAAAGTTCTGAGTTCTTTTTTAGTTCAAAGAAGCACAAAATTTTGGGTGAGTGAAATCAAGAAATTGCAAACAATTCCTCCACTCGAAgttcaagaaaagctcaaaataAGTTTTGATGGGCTAAATGATGATACAGAGAGGGTCATATTCCTTGATATATCATGTTTCCATATCGGGAAGGAGATGGACCTTGTCAAACAAATATTGGATAGTTGTGACCTTTTTCCAGATTCAGGAATTGAAGCCCTCATTCAACGTTGCCTTGTAACTTTTAATAAGAAAAACAAGCTGATGATGCATGATTTGCTTCGCGACATGGGTAGAGCAATTGTCGGTGAAAAATGCCGTGACAGCTCTGGAAAATGGAGCAGGGTGTGGCGCTCGGAAGATTCAGTAGAGGTATTGAGGGACGAATCT
- the LOC112178849 gene encoding disease resistance protein RUN1 isoform X2, whose translation MQDIISLLGVGTAHDVCIVGICGMGGIGKTTVAKALYNKFHQSFEASSFLPDVGETMQNNGMVSLQESLLSDISKTSMTEVSHVDRGISVISNRLRCRRVFVVIDDVNQVEQLKALAIDRDSFVLGSRVLITTRDEHLLKQLPVDSIYQVQVMDEEESIKLFSLHAFKTYWPPNEEYLKLSRRVVDCCGGLPLAFKVLSSFLVQRSTKFWVSEIKKLQTIPPLEVQEKLKISFDGLNDDTERVIFLDISCFHIGKEMDLVKQILDSCDLFPDSGIEALIQRCLVTFNKKNKLMMHDLLRDMGRAIVGEKCRDSSGKWSRVWRSEDSVEVLRDESNQ comes from the exons ATGCAAGATATTATTTCTCTTTTAGGTGTTGGAACAGCACATGATGTTTGCattgttggaatttgtggtATGGGGGGGATCGGAAAAACAACAGTTGCAAAGGCTCTTTACAACAAATTTCATCAAAGCTTTGaagcttcaagtttccttcctgATGTCGGGGAAActatgcaaaacaatggtatgGTTAGTTTGCAAGAAAGCCTTCTTTCTGATATCTCTAAAACAAGCATGACCGAGGTAAGTCATGTTGACAGAGGGATCAGTGTGATAAGCAATAGACTCAGATGCAGAAGGGTATTCGTCGTAATTGATGATGTCAACCAAGTGGAGCAATTGAAGGCATTAGCAATAGACCGTGACTCATTTGTTCTGGGAAGCAGAGTGCTGATAACAACAAGAGATGAACATTTGCTAAAGCAACTTCCAGTGGATTCTATATATCAAGTTCAGGTGATGGATGAAGAAGAATCTATCAAACTCTTTAGTTTGCATGCCTTTAAAACTTATTGGCCCCCTAATGAAGAATATCTTAAACTCTCAAGAAGGGTTGTTGATTGCTGCGGAGGTTTGCCACTAGCTTTCAAAGTTCTGAGTTCTTTTTTAGTTCAAAGAAGCACAAAATTTTGGGTGAGTGAAATCAAGAAATTGCAAACAATTCCTCCACTCGAAgttcaagaaaagctcaaaataAGTTTTGATGGGCTAAATGATGATACAGAGAGGGTCATATTCCTTGATATATCATGTTTCCATATCGGGAAGGAGATGGACCTTGTCAAACAAATATTGGATAGTTGTGACCTTTTTCCAGATTCAGGAATTGAAGCCCTCATTCAACGTTGCCTTGTAACTTTTAATAAGAAAAACAAGCTGATGATGCATGATTTGCTTCGCGACATGGGTAGAGCAATTGTCGGTGAAAAATGCCGTGACAGCTCTGGAAAATGGAGCAGGGTGTGGCGCTCGGAAGATTCAGTAGAGGTATTGAGGGACGAATCT AATCAATAA
- the LOC112178849 gene encoding disease resistance protein RUN1 isoform X1, producing MQDIISLLGVGTAHDVCIVGICGMGGIGKTTVAKALYNKFHQSFEASSFLPDVGETMQNNGMVSLQESLLSDISKTSMTEVSHVDRGISVISNRLRCRRVFVVIDDVNQVEQLKALAIDRDSFVLGSRVLITTRDEHLLKQLPVDSIYQVQVMDEEESIKLFSLHAFKTYWPPNEEYLKLSRRVVDCCGGLPLAFKVLSSFLVQRSTKFWVSEIKKLQTIPPLEVQEKLKISFDGLNDDTERVIFLDISCFHIGKEMDLVKQILDSCDLFPDSGIEALIQRCLVTFNKKNKLMMHDLLRDMGRAIVGEKCRDSSGKWSRVWRSEDSVEVLRDESGSDEIQGLTIDMWSLNLEKRAELRTSIC from the coding sequence ATGCAAGATATTATTTCTCTTTTAGGTGTTGGAACAGCACATGATGTTTGCattgttggaatttgtggtATGGGGGGGATCGGAAAAACAACAGTTGCAAAGGCTCTTTACAACAAATTTCATCAAAGCTTTGaagcttcaagtttccttcctgATGTCGGGGAAActatgcaaaacaatggtatgGTTAGTTTGCAAGAAAGCCTTCTTTCTGATATCTCTAAAACAAGCATGACCGAGGTAAGTCATGTTGACAGAGGGATCAGTGTGATAAGCAATAGACTCAGATGCAGAAGGGTATTCGTCGTAATTGATGATGTCAACCAAGTGGAGCAATTGAAGGCATTAGCAATAGACCGTGACTCATTTGTTCTGGGAAGCAGAGTGCTGATAACAACAAGAGATGAACATTTGCTAAAGCAACTTCCAGTGGATTCTATATATCAAGTTCAGGTGATGGATGAAGAAGAATCTATCAAACTCTTTAGTTTGCATGCCTTTAAAACTTATTGGCCCCCTAATGAAGAATATCTTAAACTCTCAAGAAGGGTTGTTGATTGCTGCGGAGGTTTGCCACTAGCTTTCAAAGTTCTGAGTTCTTTTTTAGTTCAAAGAAGCACAAAATTTTGGGTGAGTGAAATCAAGAAATTGCAAACAATTCCTCCACTCGAAgttcaagaaaagctcaaaataAGTTTTGATGGGCTAAATGATGATACAGAGAGGGTCATATTCCTTGATATATCATGTTTCCATATCGGGAAGGAGATGGACCTTGTCAAACAAATATTGGATAGTTGTGACCTTTTTCCAGATTCAGGAATTGAAGCCCTCATTCAACGTTGCCTTGTAACTTTTAATAAGAAAAACAAGCTGATGATGCATGATTTGCTTCGCGACATGGGTAGAGCAATTGTCGGTGAAAAATGCCGTGACAGCTCTGGAAAATGGAGCAGGGTGTGGCGCTCGGAAGATTCAGTAGAGGTATTGAGGGACGAATCT